Proteins from a genomic interval of Chitinophagales bacterium:
- a CDS encoding HU family DNA-binding protein — protein sequence MRKADLIARIAEKTGVPKVDVLVSLESFFKEVKEALAEGENVYIRGFGSFITKKRAKKIGRNIKKNIAIEIPEHHIPAFKPAKIFVENVKNSETLNNQSED from the coding sequence ATGAGAAAAGCAGATTTAATTGCACGCATTGCAGAAAAGACAGGCGTGCCTAAAGTAGATGTTTTGGTTTCTTTAGAGTCTTTCTTCAAAGAAGTTAAAGAAGCCCTTGCAGAAGGAGAAAATGTTTATATCAGAGGATTTGGTTCTTTTATAACTAAAAAAAGAGCTAAGAAAATCGGTAGAAACATTAAAAAGAACATTGCTATTGAGATTCCTGAGCACCACATTCCTGCATTCAAACCAGCTAAGATTTTTGTAGAAAATGTGAAGAACAGTGAAACACTTAACAACCAGTCTGAGGACTAG
- a CDS encoding tetratricopeptide repeat protein yields MDKKQLFLVGTGILLVCLLYFGGNRKASTSNASNNIAEDTQQKEQSLAQINFDQLSDNLKKKITPEQKDSIELLEVKMETHKDSSNQMRAEIYKELGDSWEKAQYIELASYYFQQAAKLDSIESRWKEAGEKLAFAFRISGDSSMRAYLVENTVAAYNNAVVFDSTNLDYQIELASTYIDGYGNQGQQVMKGIFMLRDITLKDSTNAKANLLLGQMAIVSAQYDKAVARLQIVIQKEPTNAQAYYYLAEAYLGLDEKEKAIEAYKDCKKWVKNPTFADQLDKYIEKLLNS; encoded by the coding sequence GTGGATAAAAAGCAGCTATTTTTAGTAGGTACTGGGATTCTACTAGTTTGTTTGTTGTATTTTGGCGGAAATAGAAAAGCTTCTACGTCTAATGCTTCCAACAACATTGCAGAAGATACCCAACAAAAAGAACAAAGTTTAGCTCAAATTAATTTTGACCAATTATCTGATAATCTAAAAAAGAAAATAACTCCCGAGCAGAAAGACAGCATAGAATTATTAGAAGTCAAAATGGAAACACATAAAGATTCTTCTAATCAGATGCGTGCCGAAATCTACAAAGAACTGGGAGATAGCTGGGAAAAAGCCCAATATATAGAGTTGGCATCCTATTATTTTCAACAGGCCGCCAAATTAGATTCTATAGAATCAAGGTGGAAGGAAGCAGGTGAAAAATTGGCATTTGCATTTAGGATTTCTGGAGATTCAAGCATGAGAGCTTACTTAGTAGAAAACACAGTTGCAGCTTACAATAATGCAGTAGTGTTTGACAGCACCAATTTAGACTACCAAATCGAATTGGCTTCTACTTATATTGACGGTTATGGCAATCAAGGGCAACAAGTGATGAAAGGAATATTTATGCTTCGAGATATTACTCTAAAAGATTCCACCAATGCTAAAGCAAATTTATTGTTGGGTCAAATGGCTATAGTTTCGGCACAATATGACAAAGCAGTCGCTCGATTACAAATAGTTATCCAAAAAGAGCCCACCAATGCACAAGCGTATTATTACCTTGCAGAGGCTTATCTAGGGCTAGATGAAAAGGAAAAAGCAATTGAAGCATACAAAGACTGTAAAAAATGGGTGAAAAATCCTACCTTTGCAGACCAATTGGACAAGTACATAGAAAAACTTCTAAATTCTTAA